From the Sphingomonas phyllosphaerae 5.2 genome, one window contains:
- a CDS encoding tyrosine-type recombinase/integrase — MRNEPSTSELKRLTGAAAIDHYLCESDAPEWRRRGAALIKASPLGRIRVAKLSTSDLQKWSDRRLDQVCVATVQNDLRIVRLSYEAVRRTYGLSLPANPALDVELAEKDRKLTRGELAALQAALEKAPIMKALVTVAAETGLPRGALTSAQWRDVELDRSVIHIRQRSTGPIVRSAPLSDAAVEAMRSLAKTSPRVFSMPVANIRLLWERACRRAKLRHVRFFEARHVLPYEGRS; from the coding sequence ATGCGCAACGAACCTTCTACGTCGGAGCTGAAGAGACTTACCGGAGCGGCGGCTATCGATCACTATCTCTGTGAGAGCGATGCCCCCGAGTGGCGGCGACGAGGCGCGGCCCTCATCAAAGCCTCGCCATTAGGACGCATCCGGGTCGCAAAGCTCTCGACGTCGGACCTTCAGAAGTGGAGCGATAGGCGACTAGATCAGGTTTGCGTCGCGACAGTGCAGAACGACCTTCGGATCGTCCGCCTTTCCTACGAAGCGGTACGCCGGACCTACGGACTCAGTCTCCCAGCAAACCCGGCCTTGGACGTCGAGCTGGCCGAGAAGGACCGCAAGCTGACACGGGGGGAGTTGGCGGCCCTTCAAGCGGCTTTGGAGAAGGCGCCTATCATGAAGGCCTTGGTGACGGTGGCGGCCGAAACCGGCCTTCCTCGCGGTGCCCTGACGTCCGCTCAATGGCGAGACGTCGAGTTGGACCGTTCGGTCATACATATCCGGCAGCGCAGTACGGGACCGATCGTCCGGAGCGCCCCGCTGAGCGACGCGGCCGTGGAGGCGATGCGTTCGTTGGCCAAGACGAGCCCGAGAGTCTTCTCCATGCCGGTGGCAAACATCCGGTTGCTCTGGGAGCGAGCATGTCGGCGGGCGAAGCTGAGGCACGTTAGGTTCTTCGAGGCTCGCCACGTCCTCCCGTATGAGGGCCGTTCGTAG
- a CDS encoding response regulator has protein sequence MDDNAIILMNLGDILTNAGFRCYEADHGEAAKAMLPSHAENITLLFSDVEMPGDTDGFALARHVAEVYPWIEIVIASGQVKPTAGDMPENATFLSKPFSAQMVLDHLRETLPDGKKPEPLTRAV, from the coding sequence GTGGATGACAACGCGATCATCCTCATGAACCTTGGGGACATTCTGACCAACGCCGGCTTCAGATGCTACGAGGCGGATCACGGGGAGGCGGCCAAGGCGATGCTCCCGAGCCACGCTGAGAACATCACGTTGTTGTTCTCGGACGTCGAGATGCCTGGAGACACCGACGGTTTCGCCTTGGCTCGTCATGTCGCCGAGGTTTATCCGTGGATTGAGATCGTGATAGCCAGTGGCCAGGTCAAACCGACGGCGGGCGACATGCCGGAGAACGCGACGTTCCTCAGCAAGCCATTCAGCGCCCAGATGGTGCTCGATCATCTTCGCGAGACCCTGCCGGACGGGAAGAAGCCTGAGCCACTGACACGAGCTGTGTAG